Proteins co-encoded in one Papaver somniferum cultivar HN1 chromosome 5, ASM357369v1, whole genome shotgun sequence genomic window:
- the LOC113280191 gene encoding pentatricopeptide repeat-containing protein At5g39710-like — protein sequence MEDKGLEQSLYSFSMLINGYCKRSRLDDAMQLFKKCKTRKPDQVTYTTLIDGLCKARKVGTTQNMLIEMQVYGVSPNIITYTALVNGLCKSGNIEKARQLFLEIPIKGLVANAITYTTMINGLFKEGMFIEAEKLIIEMKNKGSIPDATTYDTVINGYLKGNDVIRALEFLKEMRERNLSLTDATKSLQITPSVLK from the coding sequence ATGGAGGACAAGGGCTTGGAACAAAGTCTTTACAGCTTCAGTATGTTGATTAATGGGTATTGCAAGAGGTCTAGGTTGGATGATGCTATGCAACTGTTTAAAAAATGCAAAACAAGGAAACCCGACCAAGTTACATATACTACACTAATAGATGGACTATGCAAGGCCAGAAAAGTTGGAACGACGCAGAACATGTTAATTGAGATGCAAGTTTATGGGGTATCTCCAAATATAATTACATATACTGCACTTGTGAATGGGTTGTGCAAATCTGGAAACATCGAGAAAGCAAGACAATTGTTTCTTGAAATCCCTATCAAAGGATTAGTTGCGAACGCTATAACATATACCACCATGATCAATGGTCTGTTCAAAGAAGGGATGTTTATTGAGGCTGAAAAACTGATCAttgaaatgaaaaataaaggtTCCATACCAGATGCCACTACGTATGATACCGTTATTAATGGCTATCTTAAGGGAAACGATGTTATAAGAGCATTAGAGTTTCTTAAAGAAATGCGCGAAAGGAATTTGTCACTGACCGATGCCACTAAATCTCTgcaaattactccctccgttcttaaataa
- the LOC113283799 gene encoding pentatricopeptide repeat-containing protein At1g63080, mitochondrial-like has product MILLLRKVIFKSPFPSSLIPFHNHLHHLLSSAKTSHFENVVINHCKSGKIKNLDDALAYFNNMATMTPLPSTMAFNHVLSALSDKGFYSDVITVYKKMNAIGIQPCFFTLKILNNCFCELNQIDYGFSLFGGIIKRGYDPDVIVFSILIKGLLLEGKVCDARKLFDKMIECGVQPNTVTCGTMITGLCRVGELDDAIELHRNMGKWNCEPNIVSYSVIIDTLCKRGSVDEAMNLFSEMIDDSKIVPNVIVYSSLINGLCKSDRLSEAVRLFDSMPSRGVSANSYTYSSLIHGLCNSDMLCEAVRVFESMSSEGVSVNSYTYKSLIHGLCRRGSWKETMRFFDEMVGSGISPGVVTFNVLIDSLCKEGRMEEASKIFDVMIKLCKEPDGYTYSSMILGLCSTGKLVEAHRLFESMTDKGLEQDVYSFSLLINGYCKRSRLDEANQLFKKMQNKGLKPNQVTYNTLIDGLCRAGKIRTAESMLIEMQSDGVSPDIFTYNVVVNALCKAGNIEKARELFSEIPSKGLVADVVTYTTMINGMSKEGMFIEAEKLIIEMKNKGCMPNATTYDTIIKGYLLENDVTRALEFLKEMHRKKFSLDDATKSLLNSCLSAEQLKNLEFPES; this is encoded by the coding sequence ATGATTCTCCTCCTGAGAAAGGTAATTTTCAAAAGCCCTTTTCCTTCATCACTTATCCCTTTTCATAATCATCTCCATCACTTATTATCATCTGCAAAAACATCTCATTTCGAAAATGTAGTAATTAATCACTGCAAGTCTGGGAAAATCAAGAACTTAGATGATGCTTTAGCTTACTTTAACAATATGGCAACAATGACTCCATTACCATCTACTATGGCATTCAACCATGTACTCAGTGCACTTTCTGATAAGGGGTTTTATTCAGATGTAATCACAGTGTATAAGAAGATGAATGCGATTGGGATCCAACCATGTTTCTTtactttgaaaattttgaataattGTTTTTGTGAATTGAATCAAATTGATTATGGGTTTAGTTTGTTTGGTGGGATTATAAAGAGGGGTTATGATCCGGATGTGATTGTGTTCAGTATTTTGATTAAGGGGTTGTTATTGGAAGGGAAGGTTTGTGATGCTCGTAAGCTGTTTGATAAAATGATTGAATGTGGAGTTCAGCCGAATACCGTTACTTGTGGTACAATGATAACTGGGCTTTGTAGAGTCGGTGAATTAGATGATGCGATTGAGTTGCACAGGAATATGGGGAAATGGAATTGCGAACCTAATATTGTTTCTTATAGTGTGATCATAGACACACTATGCAAAAGAGGATCAGTTGACGAGGCAATGAATCTGTTTTCGGAAATGATAGATGACTCGAAAATTGTACCAAATGTCATTGTTTATAGTTCTCTGATTAACGGGCTTTGCAAGTCTGACAGGTTAAGTGAAGCGGTCAGACTCTTTGATAGCATGCCTAGTCGAGGAGTTTCTGCAAATTCATATACTTACAGTTCACTAATTCATGGACTTTGCAATTCTGACATGCTATGTGAAGCAGTTAGAGTCTTCGAAAGCATGTCTAGTGAAGGAGTTTCTGTGAACTCATATACTTATAAATCTCTAATACATGGGCTCTGCAGGCGCGGGTCATGGAAGGAAACAATGAGATTTTTTGATGAAATGGTGGGGAGTGGGATTTCGCCGGGTGTAGTTACTTTCAATGTATTAATAGATTCTCTGTGTAAAGAAGGAAGGATGGAAGAAGCTTCCAAGATATTTGATGTGATGATAAAGTTATGCAAAGAACCTGATGGATATACATATAGTTCCATGATACTTGGTCTGTGTTCCACAGGTAAGCTAGTGGAGGCACACAGATTGTTTGAATCAATGACAGATAAGGGTCTTGAACAAGATGTTTACAGCTTCAGTTTGTTGATTAATGGGTATTGCAAGAGGTCTAGGTTGGATGAAGCTAATCAACTGTTcaagaaaatgcaaaacaaggGATTGAAACCCAACCAGGTTACCTATAATACACTAATAGATGGGCTATGCAGGGCAGGGAAAATTAGAACGGCAGAGAGCATGTTAATTGAAATGCAATCTGATGGGGTATCTCCGGATATATTTACATATAATGTAGTTGTGAATGCCTTGTGTAAAGCTGGAAATATTGAGAAGGCGAGAGAATTGTTTTCTGAAATCCCTAGCAAAGGATTAGTTGCGGATGTTGTAACATATACCACTATGATCAATGGTATGTCGAAAGAAGGGATGTTTATTGAAGCCGAAAAACTGATCAttgaaatgaaaaataaaggtTGCATGCCAAATGCAACTACGTATGATACTATTATTAAGGGTTATCTTTTGGAAAATGATGTTACAAGAGCattagagtttctcaaagaaaTGCACAGAAAGAAATTTTCATTGGACGATGCCACTAAATCTTTGTTGAACAGTTGCTTATCTGCAGAACAACTCAAAAACTTGGAGTTTCCTGAAAGCTAG